A single window of Leptospira semungkisensis DNA harbors:
- the motB gene encoding flagellar motor protein MotB, which produces MAQQKCPECIQNIPEYMLTYGDMVTLLLCFFIMLYRTGKTNAIEMQIILSAFKTTTGFFDGGQTLSKGKLEEMGMNIESLPSMTTGKALSKSKKTATELFKPEIEAGKVRVTEDERGLVISLVGADYFNPGSAILQEPIKGTLKKASGLIKGLERFVRVEGHCDADAVLPGANPNREERTYLNNWDLAGARAINSTDYIVGVGKLDPSWFQAVSFGSYRPLVVENQGTPEAKAFNRRIDIVILTEKSTKRSEYESNFGLPKSRVPGSESSTDSGL; this is translated from the coding sequence ATGGCTCAACAAAAATGTCCAGAATGTATCCAGAATATTCCCGAGTACATGCTTACGTACGGGGACATGGTGACCCTTCTTCTTTGCTTCTTCATCATGTTATATCGTACTGGTAAGACGAATGCGATCGAGATGCAGATCATTCTCTCCGCGTTCAAGACTACCACAGGTTTCTTTGATGGAGGCCAAACTCTTTCTAAAGGAAAGTTAGAAGAGATGGGAATGAATATAGAAAGTCTTCCTTCCATGACTACTGGGAAGGCTCTCTCTAAGTCCAAGAAAACTGCTACTGAATTATTCAAGCCTGAGATCGAAGCAGGAAAAGTAAGAGTCACCGAGGACGAAAGAGGTCTTGTGATCAGTCTTGTCGGTGCCGATTATTTTAATCCAGGGTCCGCGATCTTGCAGGAACCGATCAAGGGAACATTGAAAAAGGCCAGCGGACTCATCAAAGGACTCGAAAGATTCGTGAGGGTAGAAGGTCACTGCGACGCGGATGCTGTCTTGCCCGGAGCCAATCCGAATCGGGAAGAAAGAACGTATTTGAATAACTGGGATCTTGCAGGAGCCCGAGCGATCAACTCCACCGATTATATAGTGGGAGTAGGTAAATTGGATCCAAGTTGGTTCCAAGCAGTGAGCTTTGGATCTTATAGACCTTTGGTCGTAGAGAATCAAGGAACGCCCGAAGCAAAGGCATTCAATAGAAGAATAGACATTGTAATCTTAACGGAAAAATCCACCAAACGTAGTGAATACGAATCGAATTTCGGCCTGCCTAAGAGCAGAGTCCCCGGTTCGGAATCTTCCACTGATAGTGGACTGTAG